A stretch of Synergistaceae bacterium DNA encodes these proteins:
- a CDS encoding TAXI family TRAP transporter solute-binding subunit gives MKRSYLLTVLLVVLAVILFAGYKFFGCPAFRKADLGAPAEKESFMSIATGGTSGTYYAVGGALAAAVSKEGKVKCTAETGNASVANVNLIATKGIEIAFVQNDVTYWGVKGEHMFADKGALDNIRAVASLYPEHLQMVITKDSGIQKFTDLKGKRVGVGAPGSGTEGDVQALFDVANLDKSYKDLKKADFLDFAGIADRFKDEQIDAGFVVAGYPTTAIMDLTTTKNNVTLMSFDDEFLKELNAKYPFFVASSIPGNTYTGVTEEVKTPAVMAILITHADVPEEDIYNFLTAMYKNIDDIGAAHAKGKEITLDKALDGLTAPLHPGAVKFFTEKGLM, from the coding sequence ATGAAAAGATCTTATTTATTAACAGTACTTTTGGTTGTGTTGGCAGTGATACTTTTTGCTGGATATAAGTTCTTCGGATGCCCTGCATTCCGTAAGGCAGATCTCGGAGCACCAGCTGAAAAAGAAAGCTTCATGTCAATTGCAACAGGCGGAACTTCCGGAACTTACTACGCAGTAGGCGGAGCTTTGGCAGCTGCAGTTAGTAAGGAAGGCAAAGTGAAATGCACAGCAGAAACAGGAAATGCATCAGTTGCAAACGTGAACCTTATCGCAACAAAAGGAATTGAAATCGCATTTGTACAGAACGACGTAACATACTGGGGAGTTAAGGGAGAGCATATGTTCGCAGATAAAGGCGCACTTGATAATATCCGCGCAGTAGCATCTCTCTATCCGGAACACTTGCAGATGGTCATTACAAAAGATTCAGGCATTCAGAAGTTCACAGACCTTAAAGGCAAAAGAGTTGGAGTTGGCGCACCCGGATCAGGAACCGAAGGCGACGTTCAGGCTCTCTTTGACGTAGCAAATCTTGACAAGAGCTACAAAGACCTTAAAAAAGCAGACTTCCTTGATTTCGCAGGAATAGCAGATCGCTTCAAAGACGAACAGATTGACGCAGGATTTGTCGTAGCTGGCTATCCTACAACAGCAATCATGGATCTCACAACAACAAAGAACAACGTTACACTTATGAGCTTCGATGATGAATTCTTAAAAGAGCTCAATGCAAAGTATCCCTTCTTTGTGGCAAGCTCAATTCCGGGCAATACATACACAGGCGTTACAGAAGAAGTCAAAACTCCTGCAGTTATGGCCATTTTGATTACACATGCCGACGTGCCTGAAGAAGATATCTATAACTTCTTGACAGCAATGTACAAGAATATCGACGATATCGGTGCAGCACACGCTAAAGGCAAAGAGATCACTCTTGACAAAGCACTCGACGGGCTCACAGCACCCTTGCATCCCGGCGCAGTCAAGTTCTTCACAGAAAAAGGTTTGATGTAA
- a CDS encoding TRAP transporter permease produces the protein MSEINTDLVYEDAKLGEIDVEEIKRKFDVESRFRVLAGWQGKLVAIIAFAMSCFHFYTSGFGLLLLQKQGAIHIAFTMALVFLLYPVSSKNKIKNSIPWYDFICAIVSVMSALYIVVYFNQLTARSGLPNFWDLLFGFLFMISLLESTRRISNPVLPALAIIAMLYCYFGRYMPNMIAHRGFSIERIINHMYLGTEGIFGTPLQVSSTFVFMFILFGSVLERTGLGKFIIDLSLALAGWSTGGPAKVAVVSSGLMGMVSGSSVANVCTTGMFTIPLMKSVGYKPEFAGAAEAVASTGGQIMPPVMGAAAFIMAQMLGVPYMKVVIAAIVPAILYYFAVMVQVHFEASRLGLKGIPFSRLPSLWALIRSKGFLLIPLFAIIYFLLAGYTPLKSAFNGIVISFILSWISKDTRLTPDRIFEAFDSGARAAIGVACACATVGMIVGTGTLTGLALRIANAIVSLSGGHKLLTLFYTMLASLLLGMGLPTTANFIVTSTMAAPALLLLGVPPLAAYMFVFYFGIAADLTPPVALAAYAGAGIAGSDPMKTGVTSFKLALAGFLVPYVYVYNPILLFIGVESHFHLVQAIGTALLGVFLLAMSTIGFFKTKVIWPLRLLAFGGALGLLIPGTRSDLMGLAVLVLIYIVQTIKYKKQKKEMAKTAQA, from the coding sequence TTGAGTGAAATAAATACGGACTTAGTGTATGAAGACGCTAAATTAGGCGAGATTGATGTTGAAGAAATCAAAAGGAAGTTTGACGTAGAGTCCAGATTTAGAGTATTGGCAGGTTGGCAGGGCAAACTGGTTGCAATAATTGCATTTGCCATGTCATGCTTTCACTTTTATACTTCCGGCTTTGGTCTTTTGCTGTTGCAGAAACAGGGTGCCATTCATATTGCTTTTACTATGGCCCTCGTTTTTCTACTTTATCCGGTTTCATCAAAAAATAAGATAAAAAATAGTATTCCTTGGTACGATTTTATTTGTGCAATAGTAAGTGTAATGTCTGCTCTATATATAGTAGTTTATTTTAATCAGTTGACTGCAAGATCGGGACTGCCTAATTTTTGGGATCTGCTTTTTGGTTTTCTCTTCATGATTTCGCTTCTGGAATCAACAAGACGTATTTCAAATCCGGTTCTTCCTGCCCTTGCGATAATAGCTATGCTATACTGCTATTTTGGCCGTTATATGCCAAATATGATTGCTCATAGAGGATTTTCTATTGAACGCATAATAAACCACATGTATCTTGGTACAGAAGGTATTTTTGGCACACCACTTCAAGTTTCTTCTACGTTTGTATTTATGTTTATACTTTTTGGTTCTGTTCTTGAGAGAACGGGACTGGGTAAATTTATTATAGATCTTTCACTTGCTCTAGCAGGTTGGTCAACTGGAGGTCCCGCAAAAGTGGCTGTCGTAAGCTCCGGCCTTATGGGTATGGTATCAGGTTCTTCAGTTGCAAACGTCTGTACGACAGGAATGTTTACAATTCCTCTTATGAAAAGCGTTGGTTATAAACCTGAATTTGCCGGTGCCGCAGAAGCTGTTGCTTCTACAGGCGGACAAATTATGCCTCCCGTTATGGGAGCTGCGGCATTTATTATGGCACAGATGTTGGGCGTTCCTTATATGAAAGTTGTCATAGCGGCAATTGTACCGGCAATACTTTACTATTTTGCTGTTATGGTACAAGTACACTTCGAGGCATCACGTCTTGGACTGAAAGGAATTCCTTTTTCCAGATTGCCCTCTCTTTGGGCTCTCATTAGATCAAAAGGATTTTTGCTAATTCCACTCTTTGCAATAATATATTTTCTTCTTGCAGGTTATACACCTTTAAAATCTGCATTTAACGGAATAGTAATAAGCTTTATACTCTCTTGGATTAGCAAGGATACACGCTTGACCCCCGATAGAATCTTTGAAGCTTTCGACAGTGGAGCTCGTGCTGCAATTGGAGTTGCGTGTGCATGTGCCACGGTCGGTATGATTGTTGGAACAGGAACCCTTACAGGGTTGGCTTTGAGAATTGCAAACGCAATCGTGTCGCTTTCAGGCGGACATAAACTATTAACCCTTTTCTACACGATGCTAGCAAGTCTTTTGCTTGGTATGGGATTGCCCACAACGGCTAATTTTATAGTCACGAGCACGATGGCAGCCCCCGCATTACTACTGTTGGGTGTTCCGCCTCTTGCAGCATATATGTTCGTTTTCTACTTCGGTATCGCAGCAGACTTGACACCGCCTGTGGCTTTGGCCGCTTATGCCGGAGCAGGTATAGCGGGATCTGATCCTATGAAAACAGGAGTTACGTCGTTTAAACTGGCTTTAGCCGGGTTCCTAGTGCCTTATGTTTATGTGTACAACCCAATTCTGCTTTTTATAGGAGTGGAGAGCCATTTTCACCTTGTTCAGGCAATAGGAACGGCGTTGTTGGGAGTATTCCTCTTGGCCATGTCAACTATAGGCTTCTTTAAAACCAAGGTTATCTGGCCGCTTCGTTTACTCGCCTTTGGCGGTGCATTGGGGCTCTTGATACCGGGAACAAGATCTGATTTAATGGGTCTGGCTGTACTTGTTTTAATATATATAGTGCAAACTATAAAATATAAGAAACAGAAGAAGGAAATGGCTAAAACAGCGCAAGCCTAG